A DNA window from Arachis duranensis cultivar V14167 chromosome 3, aradu.V14167.gnm2.J7QH, whole genome shotgun sequence contains the following coding sequences:
- the LOC107477701 gene encoding outer envelope protein 61: protein MFNGMMDPELIRIAQEQMSRMSPAELARIQQQMMSNPDLMRMASESMKNMKPEDFKLAAEQLKHTRPEDMAEIGEKMVNASPDEVAAMRSRVDAHIKYQLSAAELLKKQGNELHNKGKFTDALEKYSRAKENIKEIPSSESRKLRLACSLNLMSCYLKTKQYNECIKEGSEVLECDANNLKALYRRGQAYKELGLLRDAVTDLSKALEVSPNDDTIEELLRDTKEMLTKEGGDCAPGGLVIEEITEEIENVPSGNNKSSSSEQKVVQPRKSSESSNSSNTVNGNPITNAESIDKLKNDPVAMRSFQNFISNADPATLASLNPGQSNDISPEMMRTATNMIGKMSPEELQKMLEMASSFQGDNPILRGGSPNSPFNPGSIPPNISPDMLKTASDMIGKMSPDDLQKMFEMASSLNGRGSVPLSAPVDNTERSSSRSDLPSSSTSETSVSGESSSSQNVFPNMRNASQPNFPSSTTDLQEQMRNQMKDPAMRQMFSSMIKNMSPEMMANMGEQFGFKLSPEDAARAQQAMSSLSPESLDKMMVWADRVQRGVEGAKKTKNWLLGKPGMILAICMLILAIILHRFGFIGS, encoded by the exons ATGTTCAACGGAATGATGGATCCTGAGTTGATCAGAATCGCTCAGGAACAGATGAGTCGCATGTCACCCGCTGAGTTGGCTCGGATCCAACAACAG ATGATGTCTAATCCTGATCTGATGAGGATGGCTTCAGAGAGCATGAAGAACATGAAGCCTGAAGACTTTAAACTCGCTGCAGAACAGTTAAAGCATACTCGTCCTGAAGATATGGCTGAGATCGGTGAGAAGATGGTTAATGCATCACCTGATGAAGTAGCAGCTATGCGCTCCCGTGTTGATGCACATATCAAATATCAATTGAGTGCAGCTGAGTTGTTGAAGAAGCAG GGCAATGAGCTTCATAACAAGGGGAAGTTCACAGATGCTTTGGAGAAGTATTCTCGC gctaaagaaaatattaaagagATTCCCTCTTCTGAAAGTAGAAAACTTCGTTTGGCATGCTCACTCAACTTGATGTCCTGCTACCTAAAGACAAAGCAGTACAATGAATGCATAAAAGAAGGTTCTGAG GTTTTGGAATGCGATGCAAATAATCTTAAGGCTCTTTATCGGAGAGGGCAAGCATATAAAGAACTGGGTTTACTAAGG GATGCTGTTACTGATTTAAGCAAAGCACTTGAAGTGTCCCCTAATGATGATACAATTGAAGAGCTTTTAAG GGACACCAAGGAAATGTTGACAAAGGAAGGTGGTGACTGCGCTCCTGGAG GATTAGTAATCGAAGAAATCACTGAAGAAATCGAGAATGTGCCTTCTGGAAACAACAAAAGCTCTTCTTCAGAACAAAAGGTGGTTCAACCAAGAAAGTCCAGTGAATCCTCAAATAGTTCTAATACAGTAAATGGAAATCCAATAACAAATGCCGAGAGTATAGATAAGTTGAAAAATGATCCAGTAGCTATGAG atctttccaaaacttcattTCAAATGCCGATCCTGCAACTCTGGCTTCTTTAAATCCTGGACAATCCAATGATATATCCCCAGAGATGATGAGAACTGCTACAAATATGATTGGAAAAATGTCTCCTGAGGAACTTCAAAAAATGCTTGAAATGGCTTCTTCATTCCAAGGGGACAACCCAATTTTAAGGGGAGGTTCCCCCAATTCTCCTTTCAACCCTGGATCAATTCCTCCCAACATATCACCTGATATGTTAAAAACAGCAAGTGATATGATAGGTAAAATGTCACCAGATGACCTTCAGAAGATGTTTGAAATGGCTTCCTCGTTGAACGGGAGAGGATCTGTTCCATTGTCAGCACCTGTAGACAATACTGAAAGAAGTTCTTCCCGGTCGGACTTACCATCCTCGAGTACTAGTGAAACTAGTGTTTCTGGAGAGTCAAGTTCTTCTCAAAATGTCTTCCCAAATATGAGAAATGCTTCTCAGCCGAACTTCCCTTCCTCGaccacagatttgcaagaacagATGAGAAATCAGATGAAGGACCCAGCTATGCGGCAG ATGTTCTCatcaatgattaaaaatatgagTCCAGAAATGATGGCAAACATGGGCGAACAATTTGGTTTCAAGCTTTCACCCGAGGATGCAGCAAGAGCTCAGCAAGCCATGTCATCCTTATCGCCAGAGAGCTTGGATAAAATG ATGGTTTGGGCAGACAGGGTTCAAAGAGGAGTTGAAGGTGCAAAAAAGACGAAGAACTGGCTGCTGGGGAAACCTGGCATGATCTTGGCAATATGCATGCTCATTTTGGCTATCATTCTTCATCGATTCGGCTTCATTGGTAGCTAG